Proteins encoded together in one Streptomyces sp. NBC_01216 window:
- the tkt gene encoding transketolase: protein MSTKPTTTDLEWTELDQRAVDTARILAADAVQKVGNGHPGTAMSLAPAAYTLFQKVMRHDPAEPDWVGRDRFVLSAGHSSLTLYTQLFLGGFGLELDDLKSFRTWGSKTPGHPEYGHTAGVETTTGPLGQGVANAVGMAMAARFERGLFDPEAAPGTSPFDHHVYAIAGDGCLQEGISAEASSLAGHQKLGNLILLWDDNHISIEGDTETAVSEDTMKRYEAYGWHVQRVEPRANGDLDPAGLYAALRAAEAETERPSFIAMRSIIAWPAPNAQNTEAAHGSALGDEEIAATKRVLGFDPEQTFEVSDEVIAHTRALGDRGREARGEWEKSLAEWRTANPGRAAEFDRIQANELPEGWESRVPVFQAGQGVATRAASGKVLQALGAVIPELWGGSADLAGSNNTTIDKSSSFLPEGNPLPEADPYGRTIHFGIREHSMAAEMNGIALHGNTRVYGGTFLVFSDYMRNAVRLSALMHLPVTYVWTHDSIGLGEDGPTHQPVEHLASLRAIPGLNVVRPADANETAIAWREIMKRHTRVFGKGAPHGLALTRQGVPTYEPNENAAKGGYVLLDAEGGEPQVVLIGTGSEVHLAVEARERLQAAGVPARVVSMPSVEWFEEQDQDYKDSVLPPSVKARVAVEAGIGLTWHKYVGDAGRIVSLEHFGASADAKVLFREFGFTPEAVAAAARESLAAAAR, encoded by the coding sequence GCTTCGTGCTGTCCGCCGGCCACTCGTCCCTGACCCTGTACACCCAGCTGTTCCTGGGGGGCTTCGGTCTCGAACTGGACGATCTGAAGTCCTTCCGCACCTGGGGCTCGAAGACCCCCGGTCACCCCGAGTACGGCCACACGGCGGGTGTGGAGACGACGACCGGCCCGCTGGGCCAGGGTGTCGCCAACGCCGTGGGCATGGCGATGGCCGCCCGTTTCGAGCGTGGCCTGTTCGACCCGGAGGCGGCCCCCGGCACCTCCCCGTTCGACCACCACGTGTACGCGATCGCGGGTGACGGCTGCCTGCAGGAGGGCATCTCCGCGGAGGCGTCCTCGCTGGCGGGTCACCAGAAGCTGGGCAATCTGATCCTGCTGTGGGACGACAACCACATCTCGATCGAGGGTGACACCGAGACGGCCGTGTCCGAGGACACGATGAAGCGGTACGAGGCATACGGCTGGCACGTCCAGCGGGTCGAGCCGCGGGCCAACGGCGACCTGGACCCGGCCGGGCTGTACGCGGCCCTCAGGGCCGCCGAGGCGGAGACGGAGCGTCCGTCCTTCATCGCGATGCGTTCGATCATCGCCTGGCCCGCCCCGAACGCGCAGAACACCGAGGCCGCGCACGGCTCGGCCCTGGGCGACGAGGAGATCGCGGCCACCAAGCGCGTCCTGGGCTTCGACCCGGAGCAGACCTTCGAGGTCTCCGACGAGGTCATCGCCCACACACGCGCGCTCGGCGACCGGGGCCGCGAGGCCCGCGGCGAGTGGGAGAAGTCGCTGGCCGAGTGGCGCACCGCCAACCCGGGGCGCGCCGCCGAGTTCGACCGGATCCAGGCCAACGAGCTGCCCGAGGGCTGGGAGTCCCGCGTCCCGGTGTTCCAGGCGGGCCAGGGCGTGGCCACCCGTGCCGCGTCCGGCAAGGTCCTCCAGGCCCTGGGCGCGGTCATCCCGGAGCTCTGGGGCGGTTCCGCCGACCTGGCGGGCTCGAACAACACGACGATCGACAAGTCGTCGTCGTTCCTCCCCGAGGGCAACCCGCTGCCGGAGGCCGACCCCTACGGCCGGACCATCCACTTCGGCATCCGCGAGCACTCGATGGCCGCCGAGATGAACGGCATCGCGCTGCACGGCAACACCCGCGTGTACGGCGGCACCTTCCTGGTGTTCTCCGACTACATGCGCAACGCCGTGCGCCTGTCCGCTCTGATGCACCTGCCGGTGACCTACGTCTGGACCCACGACTCGATCGGTCTGGGCGAGGACGGCCCGACGCACCAGCCGGTGGAGCACCTCGCCTCGCTGCGCGCGATCCCCGGTCTGAACGTCGTCCGCCCCGCGGACGCCAACGAGACAGCGATCGCCTGGCGCGAGATCATGAAGCGGCACACCCGTGTGTTCGGCAAGGGCGCCCCGCACGGGCTGGCGCTGACGCGCCAGGGCGTGCCGACGTACGAGCCCAACGAGAACGCGGCGAAGGGCGGCTACGTGCTGCTCGACGCCGAGGGCGGCGAGCCGCAGGTCGTGCTGATCGGCACCGGCTCCGAGGTGCACCTGGCCGTCGAGGCCCGCGAGCGGCTCCAGGCCGCCGGTGTCCCGGCCCGGGTGGTCTCGATGCCGTCCGTGGAGTGGTTCGAGGAGCAGGACCAGGACTACAAGGACTCCGTCCTGCCGCCGTCGGTCAAGGCCCGTGTGGCGGTCGAGGCCGGTATCGGTCTGACCTGGCACAAGTACGTGGGCGACGCCGGCCGGATCGTCTCGCTGGAGCACTTCGGCGCCTCGGCGGACGCGAAGGTCCTGTTCCGCGAGTTCGGCTTCACGCCCGAGGCGGTGGCCGCCGCCGCCCGGGAATCCCTGGCCGCGGCCGCGCGCTGA